One Malania oleifera isolate guangnan ecotype guangnan chromosome 10, ASM2987363v1, whole genome shotgun sequence genomic region harbors:
- the LOC131165731 gene encoding ankyrin repeat-containing protein BDA1-like, with protein sequence MDIAAAMGNVEMVRELLNGNDHEQVSDLMGRDQRTALHYAAMYGRAEIIEELMISSPECIKDVTARKETAQHLAVKNYQFEAPGALVVWLEKLNLKMLANWADCDGNTVLHLAASQKQIKVPIKLICCLHIGF encoded by the coding sequence ATGGACATAGCTGCAGCCATGGGCAACGTGGAGATGGTCAGAGAACTTTTGAATGGTAATGACCATGAACAGGTGAGTGACCTCATGGGAAGGGACCAAAGAACAGCACTTCACTATGCTGCCATGTATGGGAGAGCTGAGATCATAGAGGAATTGATGATCTCAAGCCCAGAGTGCATCAAAGATGTCACGGCTCGCAAAGAAACTGCGCAGCACCTTGCTGTGAAGAACTACCAATTTGAAGCCCCAGGTGCTTTGGTGGTATGGCTTGAGAAGCTCAACTTGAAAATGCTTGCAAACTGGGCTGATTGTGATGGGAACACTGTCTTGCACCTTGCAGCTTCTCAAAAACAGATCAAGGTACCAATCAAATTGATATGCTGTTTGCACATAGGCTTTTAG